One Comamonas endophytica DNA window includes the following coding sequences:
- a CDS encoding methionine ABC transporter ATP-binding protein, which produces MSQKTADKLPLIRLRDVQKRFATADGGVFEAVKSVSLEVRQGVIFGLIGKSGAGKSTLLRLINLLERPDAGEVFVAGRELTRLSRRELRDARQNIGMIFQQFNLLQNASVFDNVAFPLKIHGGHSRAQIDARVRECLALVGLSDKLGSYPAQLSGGQKQRVAIARALAPRPQVLLCDEPTSALDSETTRSLLETLRDIQQKTGVTIVIVTHELSVVEVLCSEVAIVEGGRIAEQFSLQGAGAPRSTALGQELEALRERTAREARWSAAPASNAAAAAQEPNHV; this is translated from the coding sequence ATGAGTCAGAAAACTGCCGACAAACTGCCGCTCATCCGCCTGCGCGATGTGCAGAAAAGATTCGCCACCGCCGATGGCGGTGTGTTCGAAGCCGTCAAGTCGGTGAGCCTGGAGGTGCGCCAGGGCGTGATCTTCGGCCTGATCGGCAAGAGCGGCGCCGGCAAGTCGACCCTGCTGCGTCTGATCAATCTGCTCGAGCGTCCCGATGCCGGCGAGGTTTTCGTGGCTGGGCGCGAACTCACGCGTCTGAGCCGGCGCGAACTGCGCGATGCGCGCCAGAACATCGGCATGATCTTCCAGCAGTTCAATCTGCTGCAGAACGCCAGCGTTTTCGACAACGTCGCCTTTCCGCTGAAGATCCACGGCGGCCATTCGCGCGCGCAGATCGACGCGCGGGTGCGCGAGTGCCTGGCGCTGGTGGGCCTGTCCGACAAGCTCGGCAGCTACCCGGCGCAGCTGTCGGGCGGGCAGAAGCAGCGCGTGGCCATCGCGCGTGCGCTGGCGCCGCGCCCGCAGGTGCTGCTGTGCGACGAGCCGACCTCGGCGCTCGACAGCGAAACCACGCGCTCGCTGCTGGAGACGCTGCGCGACATCCAGCAAAAGACCGGCGTGACGATCGTCATCGTGACGCATGAACTCTCGGTGGTCGAGGTGCTGTGCAGCGAAGTGGCCATCGTCGAGGGCGGACGCATCGCCGAACAGTTCTCGCTGCAGGGCGCGGGGGCGCCGCGCAGCACCGCGCTCGGCCAGGAATTGGAAGCCCTGCGCGAGCGCACGGCTCGTGAAGCCCGCTGGAGCGCGGCTCCGGCATCGAACGCTGCCGCGGCAGCCCAGGAACCAAACCATGTCTGA
- a CDS encoding MetQ/NlpA family ABC transporter substrate-binding protein, translated as MNKRQLLQTSALALGLALAAPLAAFAQDKTSIKVGVTGGPHAQIFEQVKLVAEKQGLKIQVVEFGDYVQPNAALSAGDLDANSYQHLPYLDAQVKDRGYKLVRVADTVNFPIGLYSKKVKKLADLPQGAKFGIPNDPTNGGRVLLLLQAQGLIKLKENAGLKATPLDVVSNPKKLRFVELDAAQLPRSLDDLDASAINTNFALSAGLNPKTDSIAQESAKNPYVNILVVRESEKAQPWVAKLIKAYQSPEVRQFIDTQFKGSVVPAF; from the coding sequence GTGAACAAGCGCCAACTTCTGCAAACCTCTGCCCTGGCTCTGGGCCTGGCCCTCGCCGCACCTCTGGCGGCCTTCGCCCAGGACAAGACTTCGATCAAGGTCGGCGTCACCGGCGGCCCGCACGCCCAGATCTTCGAGCAGGTCAAGCTCGTCGCCGAGAAGCAGGGCCTGAAGATCCAGGTGGTGGAGTTCGGCGACTATGTCCAGCCCAATGCCGCACTGTCCGCCGGCGACCTCGACGCCAACAGCTACCAGCATCTGCCCTACCTCGATGCGCAGGTCAAGGACCGCGGCTACAAGCTGGTGCGCGTGGCCGATACCGTCAACTTCCCCATCGGCCTGTACTCGAAGAAGGTCAAGAAGCTGGCCGACCTGCCACAAGGCGCGAAGTTCGGTATCCCCAACGACCCCACCAATGGCGGCCGCGTGCTGCTGCTGCTGCAGGCCCAGGGGCTGATCAAGCTCAAGGAAAACGCCGGCCTCAAGGCCACGCCGCTGGACGTGGTGTCGAACCCGAAGAAGCTGCGTTTCGTCGAACTCGACGCCGCGCAGCTGCCGCGTTCGCTCGATGACCTCGATGCCTCGGCCATCAACACCAACTTCGCGCTCTCGGCCGGCCTGAACCCCAAGACCGATTCCATTGCCCAGGAAAGCGCCAAGAATCCCTACGTCAACATCCTGGTGGTGCGCGAGAGCGAAAAGGCCCAGCCCTGGGTGGCCAAGCTGATCAAGGCCTACCAGTCGCCCGAAGTGCGCCAGTTCATCGATACCCAGTTCAAGGGTTCGGTGGTGCCGGCTTTCTAA
- a CDS encoding single-stranded DNA-binding protein produces MMDGLIAGRLYGTPEQRTGKAGKPFVVARMRAECGDGENLFVNVIAFDAAPCAALQALHEGDALTIAGPITPKVWTDKQGMVHPALDAIAHQVLTVYHVEHRQRQVLAAQGLPGGGRERED; encoded by the coding sequence ATGATGGATGGATTGATCGCCGGGCGCCTCTATGGCACGCCCGAGCAGCGCACCGGCAAGGCGGGCAAGCCCTTCGTGGTGGCGCGCATGCGTGCCGAGTGCGGCGACGGCGAGAACCTGTTCGTGAACGTGATTGCCTTCGATGCCGCGCCCTGTGCCGCGCTGCAGGCCCTGCACGAGGGCGACGCCTTGACCATTGCCGGCCCGATCACGCCCAAGGTGTGGACGGACAAGCAGGGCATGGTGCATCCCGCGCTCGATGCAATTGCCCACCAAGTGCTCACGGTCTACCACGTGGAGCACCGCCAGCGCCAGGTGCTTGCAGCGCAGGGGCTGCCTGGCGGAGGACGCGAGCGTGAGGATTGA
- a CDS encoding MerR family transcriptional regulator, translating into MQAMSQVSTLPAIPAKRYFTIGEVAQLCGVKPHVLRYWEQEFTHLRPVKRRGNRRYYQHHELLMIRRIRELLYEEGFTIQGARNRLRENGALTGDGVAQAEETELVSADWRVDAPGMQTAGVPDSRAVRQELLQIRELLSL; encoded by the coding sequence ATGCAAGCGATGTCCCAGGTTTCCACGCTTCCGGCGATTCCAGCCAAACGCTACTTCACGATCGGTGAGGTGGCGCAGCTGTGCGGCGTGAAACCCCATGTGCTGCGCTACTGGGAGCAGGAGTTCACCCACCTGCGCCCGGTGAAGCGCCGCGGCAACCGGCGCTACTACCAGCACCATGAATTGCTGATGATCCGCCGCATCCGCGAGCTGCTGTACGAGGAAGGATTCACCATCCAGGGCGCGCGCAACCGCCTGCGCGAGAACGGGGCGCTGACCGGCGATGGCGTGGCGCAGGCGGAGGAGACCGAACTGGTGTCCGCCGACTGGCGTGTGGATGCGCCGGGCATGCAGACGGCTGGCGTCCCCGATTCCAGGGCGGTACGGCAGGAGCTTTTGCAGATTCGCGAGCTGTTGTCCTTGTGA
- a CDS encoding integration host factor subunit alpha, which yields MELAIESLDSPALTKAQLADLLFDQIGLNKRESKEMVDAFFDLVSQSLVEGDDVKLSGFGNFQIRTKAPRPGRNPRTGELIPIQARRVVTFHASTKLKEQIQSGETSGSAL from the coding sequence ATGGAACTGGCCATTGAAAGCCTGGACAGCCCGGCGCTGACCAAGGCGCAGCTTGCCGATCTGCTGTTCGACCAGATCGGCCTGAACAAGCGCGAATCCAAGGAAATGGTGGATGCGTTCTTCGACCTGGTGTCGCAAAGCCTGGTGGAAGGCGATGACGTCAAGCTCTCGGGTTTCGGCAACTTCCAGATCCGCACCAAGGCGCCGCGCCCGGGGCGCAATCCGCGCACCGGCGAGCTGATCCCGATCCAGGCGCGCCGCGTGGTCACATTCCACGCCAGCACCAAGCTCAAGGAACAGATCCAGAGCGGCGAGACCTCGGGGTCCGCGCTGTAG
- the pheT gene encoding phenylalanine--tRNA ligase subunit beta encodes MQFPESWLRAFCNPPLSTAELAETLTMAGLEVEELAPVAPPFSKIVVGEIKQAEQHPNADRLRVCQVDVGQPELLTIVCGAPNARVGIRVPCAMVGAELPPGDDGKPFLIKIGKLRGVESFGMLCSAKELKLAEDHGGLLELPLDAPLGQDIRSYLNLDDTLFTLKLTPNLAHCLSVYGIAREVAALTGAPLQAPTFTPATVKSDARLPVKISAPDLCGRFSGRVIRNVNTQAKTPAWMVDRLARCGQRSVAPLVDISNYVMFELGRPSHIFDLDKIHGGLDVRWGRPGEQLKLLNGNTVTVDGQVGVIADDQAIESLAGIMGGDATAVGDGTRHIYVEAAFWWPRAIAGRSRRFNFSTDAGHRFERGVDPQLTVEHIERITELVLEICGTPETECGPIDDQIANIPTPQPVQLRVARAAKVIGMPVTQQQCAEALEGLGLAVAQGAGVLTVTPPSYRFDIALEEDLIEEVARMLGYGQLPTTPPMAPITPKLRAENRRSSFAVRRAIAALGYQETINFSFVEERWEHELAGNPNPIKLLNPIASQLSVMRSSLLGSLLQVVKFNLDRKAQRVRVFELGRVFLRDANVQNTDTTVQGFDQPMRVAGMACGPAEQLQWGRKDQAVDFYDVKGDVEALLAPLRPTFEAAQHPAMHPGRCARVLLDGKAIGFVGELHPQWRQGWELPQAPVMFELELDAVQQRQVPQFRAVAKHQSVERDIAVVVAEAVTHAEIMAAVEAAAAHTVLRSAVLFDVFRAKPLRAGEEPAPGALAPHEKSLAVRLLLGSDTASLTETEIEAAMAAVIEQLVARCGARLRG; translated from the coding sequence ATGCAATTTCCTGAATCCTGGTTGCGTGCGTTCTGCAACCCGCCGCTGAGCACCGCCGAACTCGCCGAAACCCTGACCATGGCTGGTCTGGAAGTCGAGGAACTGGCGCCCGTCGCGCCACCGTTCTCAAAGATCGTCGTCGGCGAGATCAAGCAGGCCGAGCAGCACCCGAACGCCGACCGCCTGCGCGTGTGCCAGGTCGATGTCGGCCAGCCCGAGCTGCTGACCATCGTCTGTGGCGCGCCCAACGCGCGCGTGGGCATCCGCGTGCCCTGCGCCATGGTCGGCGCCGAGCTGCCGCCGGGCGACGACGGCAAGCCCTTCCTGATCAAGATCGGCAAGCTGCGCGGCGTCGAGAGCTTCGGCATGCTGTGCTCGGCCAAGGAACTCAAGCTGGCGGAGGACCATGGCGGCCTGCTCGAGCTGCCGCTCGACGCGCCGCTGGGCCAGGACATCCGCAGCTACCTGAACCTCGACGACACGCTGTTCACACTCAAGCTCACGCCGAACCTGGCGCACTGCCTGAGCGTCTACGGCATTGCACGCGAAGTCGCGGCCCTCACGGGTGCGCCGCTGCAGGCTCCCACCTTCACCCCCGCCACCGTCAAGAGCGACGCGCGCCTGCCGGTGAAGATCAGCGCCCCTGACCTGTGCGGCCGCTTCTCGGGCCGCGTGATCCGCAATGTCAACACCCAGGCCAAGACCCCGGCCTGGATGGTCGACCGCCTGGCGCGCTGCGGCCAGCGCAGCGTTGCGCCCCTGGTCGACATCTCGAACTATGTGATGTTCGAGCTGGGCCGTCCGTCGCACATCTTCGATCTCGACAAGATCCATGGCGGCCTGGACGTGCGCTGGGGCCGTCCAGGCGAGCAGCTCAAGCTGCTCAATGGCAACACGGTGACCGTCGATGGCCAGGTCGGCGTCATTGCCGACGACCAGGCGATCGAGTCGCTGGCCGGCATCATGGGCGGTGACGCCACGGCCGTGGGCGACGGCACGCGGCATATCTATGTCGAAGCCGCGTTCTGGTGGCCCCGCGCCATTGCCGGACGTTCGCGCCGCTTCAACTTCTCGACCGATGCCGGTCACCGCTTCGAGCGCGGCGTGGATCCGCAGCTCACGGTGGAGCACATCGAGCGCATCACCGAGCTGGTGCTCGAGATCTGCGGCACGCCCGAGACCGAGTGCGGCCCGATCGACGACCAGATCGCCAACATCCCCACGCCCCAGCCGGTGCAGTTGCGCGTGGCGCGCGCGGCCAAGGTGATCGGCATGCCCGTGACCCAGCAGCAATGCGCAGAGGCGCTCGAGGGCCTGGGCCTGGCGGTGGCGCAGGGCGCGGGCGTGCTGACGGTGACGCCGCCGTCGTACCGCTTCGACATCGCGCTGGAAGAGGACCTGATCGAGGAGGTCGCGCGCATGCTGGGCTACGGCCAGCTGCCGACCACGCCGCCCATGGCGCCGATCACGCCCAAGCTGCGCGCCGAGAACCGCCGCAGCAGCTTTGCCGTGCGCCGCGCCATTGCCGCGCTGGGCTACCAGGAAACCATCAACTTCAGCTTCGTCGAGGAGCGCTGGGAGCATGAGCTCGCCGGCAATCCGAACCCGATCAAGCTGCTGAACCCCATTGCCAGCCAGCTCAGCGTCATGCGCAGCTCGCTGCTGGGCTCGCTGCTGCAGGTCGTGAAGTTCAACCTCGACCGCAAGGCCCAGCGCGTGCGCGTGTTCGAGCTCGGCCGCGTATTCCTGCGCGATGCCAACGTGCAGAACACCGACACGACGGTGCAGGGCTTCGACCAGCCGATGCGCGTGGCCGGCATGGCCTGCGGGCCGGCCGAGCAACTGCAGTGGGGTCGCAAGGACCAGGCAGTGGATTTCTACGACGTCAAGGGCGATGTGGAAGCCTTGCTGGCGCCGCTGCGCCCGACATTCGAAGCAGCCCAGCACCCGGCAATGCATCCGGGCCGCTGCGCGCGTGTGCTGCTGGACGGCAAGGCCATCGGCTTCGTCGGCGAGCTGCACCCGCAGTGGCGCCAGGGCTGGGAGCTGCCGCAGGCTCCGGTGATGTTCGAGCTCGAGCTCGACGCCGTGCAGCAGCGCCAGGTGCCGCAGTTCCGCGCCGTGGCCAAGCACCAGTCGGTCGAGCGCGACATCGCCGTCGTGGTGGCCGAAGCGGTGACCCATGCCGAAATCATGGCTGCCGTCGAAGCCGCAGCAGCGCACACGGTGCTGCGTTCCGCCGTGCTGTTCGACGTCTTCCGCGCCAAGCCGCTGCGTGCGGGCGAGGAGCCGGCGCCCGGGGCGCTGGCGCCCCACGAGAAGAGCCTGGCCGTGCGCCTGCTGCTGGGCAGCGACACGGCCAGCCTGACCGAAACCGAGATCGAGGCCGCGATGGCCGCCGTGATCGAACAACTGGTGGCACGTTGCGGCGCGCGCCTGCGCGGATGA
- the pheS gene encoding phenylalanine--tRNA ligase subunit alpha: protein MNELDSLVESAQQLFAQAATPADLENAKAQFLGKSGRVTELMKGMAQLSVEEKKSRGAAINVAKQAIEAALTARRQALADAELQNQLKAEALDVSLPGRRRGQGGLHPVSLTLERIEGIFASMGFDVADGPEIETDWFNFTALNTPEDHPARSMHDTFYVEGGTETAPNLLRTHTSPMQVRYAVQHVKKHQALLDAGQSMPEIRVIAPGRTYRVDSDATHSPMFHQCEGIWIGENVSFKDLKVVFTDFCRTFFESDDLVLRFRPSFFPFTEPSAEIDIQFQTGPLAGRWLEVAGSGQVHPNVVRNMGLDPEKYIGFAFGMGPDRLTMLRYGVNDLRLFFDGDVRFLSQFQ from the coding sequence ATGAACGAGTTGGATTCTCTGGTCGAAAGCGCGCAGCAACTGTTTGCGCAAGCCGCAACCCCTGCCGATCTGGAAAACGCCAAGGCCCAGTTCCTGGGCAAGTCCGGTCGCGTGACCGAACTGATGAAGGGCATGGCGCAGCTTTCCGTCGAGGAGAAGAAGTCGCGCGGCGCGGCTATCAACGTGGCCAAGCAGGCGATCGAGGCGGCGCTCACGGCGCGGCGCCAGGCGCTGGCCGATGCCGAGCTGCAAAACCAACTCAAGGCCGAGGCGCTGGACGTGAGCCTGCCCGGGCGCCGCCGCGGGCAGGGCGGCCTGCACCCGGTGTCGCTGACGCTCGAACGCATCGAAGGCATCTTTGCCTCGATGGGCTTCGACGTGGCCGACGGTCCGGAGATCGAGACCGACTGGTTCAACTTCACCGCGCTCAACACGCCCGAAGACCACCCCGCGCGCTCGATGCACGACACCTTCTACGTCGAAGGCGGCACCGAGACCGCACCCAACCTGCTGCGCACGCACACCAGCCCGATGCAGGTGCGCTATGCGGTGCAGCACGTGAAGAAACACCAGGCCCTGCTGGATGCGGGCCAGAGCATGCCCGAGATCCGCGTGATCGCGCCGGGCCGCACCTACCGCGTGGACAGCGATGCCACGCATTCGCCGATGTTCCACCAGTGCGAAGGCATCTGGATCGGCGAGAACGTCAGCTTCAAGGACCTGAAGGTGGTGTTCACCGACTTCTGCCGCACCTTCTTCGAGAGCGACGACCTGGTGCTGCGCTTCCGTCCGAGCTTCTTTCCCTTCACCGAGCCCAGCGCCGAGATCGACATCCAGTTCCAGACCGGCCCGCTGGCCGGCCGCTGGCTCGAGGTGGCCGGCTCGGGCCAGGTGCACCCGAACGTGGTGCGCAACATGGGGCTCGACCCCGAGAAATACATTGGCTTTGCCTTCGGCATGGGCCCTGACCGGCTGACCATGCTGCGCTACGGGGTTAATGACCTGCGGCTGTTCTTCGACGGCGATGTCCGCTTCCTGTCGCAGTTCCAGTAA
- the rplT gene encoding 50S ribosomal protein L20 translates to MPRVKRGVTARARHKKVLALAKGFRGRRGNVFRIAKQAVMKAGQYAYRDRRNKKRVFRQLWIARINAAARELGMTYSVFANGLKKASIEIDRKMLADIAVHDKAAFASIVEQVKAKLAA, encoded by the coding sequence ATGCCTCGCGTCAAACGTGGTGTAACGGCCCGTGCCCGTCACAAAAAAGTTCTGGCCCTCGCTAAGGGTTTTCGCGGTCGCCGCGGCAATGTCTTCCGTATCGCCAAGCAGGCGGTAATGAAGGCTGGGCAATATGCCTACCGTGACCGTCGTAACAAGAAGCGCGTGTTCCGCCAGCTGTGGATTGCCCGTATCAACGCCGCTGCGCGTGAACTCGGCATGACCTACAGCGTGTTCGCCAACGGCCTGAAGAAGGCATCGATCGAGATCGACCGCAAGATGCTGGCCGATATCGCGGTGCACGACAAGGCTGCTTTCGCCAGCATCGTGGAACAAGTCAAGGCCAAGCTGGCTGCTTGA
- the rpmI gene encoding 50S ribosomal protein L35 gives MPKMKTKSSAKKRFRVRPGGTVKRGQAFKRHILTKKTTKNKRHLRGAVAVHETNMGSIAQMLPSFGL, from the coding sequence ATGCCCAAAATGAAGACCAAGAGCAGCGCGAAGAAGCGATTCCGCGTTCGTCCCGGTGGCACCGTCAAGCGCGGTCAAGCCTTCAAGCGTCACATCTTGACGAAGAAGACCACCAAGAACAAGCGTCACCTGCGTGGTGCGGTTGCTGTGCACGAGACCAACATGGGCTCGATCGCGCAAATGCTGCCCAGCTTTGGCTTGTAA
- the infC gene encoding translation initiation factor IF-3 has product MKTIATEFRDRRHREERKHRLNREIMAPEVRLSGPENEPLGIVPIMEALRMAGELDVDLVEIAATANPPVCRLMDYGKFKYQEQKRAAEAKAKQTVIEIKEVKFRPGTDDGDYNIKLRNIRRFLADGDKCKITLRFRGREITHQNLGLALLNRLRDDLADSISVEQFPKLEGRQMIMMIAPAKKKPAGAKPQGDAPTTPAA; this is encoded by the coding sequence GTGAAAACCATAGCTACTGAATTTCGCGATCGCCGTCACCGTGAGGAGCGCAAGCACCGCCTCAACCGTGAAATCATGGCGCCTGAAGTGCGTCTGTCCGGCCCGGAAAACGAGCCCCTCGGCATTGTTCCCATCATGGAAGCACTGCGCATGGCTGGCGAGTTGGATGTTGACCTGGTGGAAATCGCCGCTACCGCCAATCCGCCGGTCTGCCGGCTGATGGACTACGGCAAGTTCAAGTACCAGGAGCAAAAGCGCGCTGCCGAGGCCAAGGCCAAGCAGACGGTCATCGAGATCAAGGAAGTCAAATTCCGCCCCGGTACCGACGACGGCGACTACAACATCAAGCTGCGCAACATCCGCCGCTTTCTGGCTGACGGCGACAAGTGCAAGATCACGCTGCGCTTTCGCGGCCGCGAGATCACGCACCAGAACCTGGGCCTGGCCCTGCTCAACCGCCTGCGCGATGACCTGGCCGACAGCATTTCCGTCGAGCAGTTCCCCAAGCTCGAAGGCCGCCAGATGATCATGATGATCGCACCGGCGAAGAAAAAGCCCGCAGGGGCCAAGCCGCAGGGCGATGCGCCCACAACGCCGGCTGCTTGA
- the thrS gene encoding threonine--tRNA ligase has product MIHITLPDGSQREYPGPVTVADVAASIGTGLAKAALAGKIGSGDAAKVVDTSHLIEQDAQLSIITAKDADGLDVIRHSTAHLLAYAVKQLFPEAQVTIGPVIENGFYYDFAYKRPFTPEDLAAIEKRMAELAAKDEPVHRRVLPRDEAVDYFKGLGEHYKAEIIASIPSNEDVSLYREGDFEDLCRGPHVPSTGKLKFFKLMKVAGAYWRGDHRNEMLQRVYGTAWASKDELQQYLRMLEEAEKRDHRKLGRELDLFHIDEHSPGTVFWHPKGWTLWQQVEQYMRAVYRDNGYQEVKAPQILDKGLWEKTGHWDKYRDNMFVTESEKRDYALKPMNCPGHIIIFNQGIKSYRDLPLRYGEFGQCHRNEPTGGLHGIMRVRGFTQDDGHIFCTEDQIQPEVLAFSRLLQKVYADFGFTEIIYKVATRPEARIGSDESWDKAEAALMDSLRASGVEFEIAVGDGAFYGPKIEYTLKDALGRHWQCGTIQVDFSMPERLDAEYVGEDGNRHRPVMLHRAIVGSMERFLGILIEQYAGALPTWLAPVQAAVLNITDAQGDYCREIAEKLRKALPGQELRVVTDLRNEKITYKIREHSLQKLPYILVAGDKEKAAGAVAVRARGNKDLGVMSVDAFIELVASDITSKN; this is encoded by the coding sequence ATGATCCACATCACGCTCCCCGATGGCTCCCAGCGCGAGTACCCCGGCCCGGTCACGGTCGCCGACGTCGCGGCCTCGATCGGTACCGGCCTGGCCAAGGCGGCGCTGGCCGGCAAGATCGGCTCCGGCGACGCGGCCAAGGTCGTCGACACCAGCCACCTGATCGAGCAGGACGCCCAGCTGTCCATCATCACCGCCAAGGACGCCGACGGCCTGGACGTGATCCGCCATTCGACGGCCCACCTGCTGGCCTATGCCGTCAAGCAGCTGTTCCCCGAAGCCCAGGTCACGATCGGTCCCGTGATCGAGAACGGCTTCTACTACGACTTCGCCTACAAGCGCCCGTTCACGCCCGAAGACCTGGCGGCCATCGAGAAGCGCATGGCCGAGCTCGCCGCCAAGGACGAGCCCGTGCATCGCCGCGTGCTGCCGCGCGACGAGGCGGTGGATTATTTCAAGGGCCTGGGCGAGCACTACAAGGCCGAGATCATCGCCAGCATCCCGAGCAACGAGGACGTGAGCCTGTACCGCGAAGGCGACTTCGAAGACCTGTGCCGCGGCCCGCACGTGCCGAGCACCGGCAAGCTCAAGTTCTTCAAGCTGATGAAGGTCGCGGGCGCCTATTGGCGCGGCGACCACCGCAACGAGATGCTGCAGCGCGTGTACGGCACGGCCTGGGCCAGCAAGGACGAGCTGCAGCAGTACCTGCGCATGCTGGAGGAAGCCGAGAAGCGCGACCACCGCAAGCTCGGCCGCGAGCTCGACCTGTTCCATATCGACGAGCATTCGCCGGGCACGGTGTTCTGGCACCCCAAGGGCTGGACGCTGTGGCAGCAGGTCGAGCAGTACATGCGCGCCGTCTACCGCGACAACGGCTACCAGGAGGTCAAGGCGCCGCAGATCCTGGACAAGGGCCTGTGGGAGAAGACCGGCCACTGGGACAAGTACCGCGACAACATGTTCGTCACCGAGAGCGAAAAGCGCGACTACGCGCTCAAGCCGATGAACTGCCCGGGCCACATCATCATCTTCAACCAGGGCATCAAGAGCTACCGCGACCTGCCGCTGCGCTACGGCGAGTTCGGCCAGTGCCACCGCAACGAGCCCACCGGCGGCCTACATGGCATCATGCGCGTGCGCGGCTTCACGCAGGACGACGGCCACATCTTCTGCACCGAAGACCAGATCCAGCCCGAAGTGTTGGCCTTCAGCCGCCTGCTGCAGAAGGTCTATGCCGACTTCGGCTTCACCGAGATCATCTACAAGGTCGCGACGCGCCCCGAGGCGCGCATCGGCTCGGACGAGAGCTGGGACAAGGCCGAAGCCGCCCTGATGGACAGCCTGCGCGCCTCCGGCGTCGAGTTCGAGATCGCGGTCGGCGACGGCGCCTTCTACGGCCCGAAGATCGAATACACGCTCAAGGACGCGCTGGGCCGCCACTGGCAGTGCGGCACGATCCAGGTGGACTTCTCCATGCCCGAGCGCCTGGACGCGGAATACGTGGGCGAGGACGGCAATCGCCACCGCCCGGTGATGCTGCACCGCGCGATCGTCGGCAGCATGGAGCGCTTCCTGGGCATCCTGATCGAGCAGTACGCGGGCGCGCTGCCGACGTGGCTGGCACCGGTGCAGGCGGCGGTGCTCAACATCACCGACGCCCAGGGCGACTACTGTCGTGAAATTGCCGAAAAGCTGCGAAAGGCCTTGCCCGGCCAGGAGCTTCGCGTGGTCACCGATCTGCGCAACGAGAAGATTACGTATAAAATACGCGAGCATTCGTTGCAGAAGCTGCCCTATATTCTTGTTGCTGGCGACAAGGAAAAGGCGGCTGGAGCGGTTGCAGTGCGCGCCCGGGGCAACAAGGACCTCGGCGTGATGTCGGTCGATGCATTCATTGAATTGGTCGCCAGCGACATCACATCCAAGAACTGA